A portion of the Sebastes fasciatus isolate fSebFas1 chromosome 2, fSebFas1.pri, whole genome shotgun sequence genome contains these proteins:
- the nhsb gene encoding actin remodeling regulator NHS isoform X2, with the protein MPFAKRIVEPQLLCRHQIPDEGVMFEDLCAISNVVLSRTLRQLSDLARHACSLFQELENDIISTNQRVWVLQNKIGQIQQTASALDPKKEAVPVSNLDIESKLSLHYQAPWHQQHNVFHPCTRPPCLEELHRSAQLSLRALHRDDTQHHRSTSRERNRVTISISVAPPMPTFPSPHSIRRQQRSRLARAKERAERERELDYQPRKERTVRETEIQTIQRKERPGREADIQTIQRKFECFYSLHPIEGCIFIPWNRKTVSTGEGECGEVQGGHRAKAGAPKAPSTQDKQTNWSKENLSPSDQKSTADSNSISSCIIPINVTGVGFDREASARCSLVHSQSVLQRRRKLRRRKTITGIPKRVQQDMDSDESPVARERTVIVHANPHQLSLCQEDLLISGRLHHTRDSGCQTDDFLIACTAAPSRRRIRAQRGHQGIPASLSHSTGNISSLGDQSDSTYTSAAAHGGRLRSRSLPREGGRLMDSDDDDDDNYDDDDDEDEDLSPYEAEDFIPPGPSPRMKMMMMKDEEESTDDQAAPEPLQLGSLKRLQRSGERDRGGGGGGSPEHSWMERGRSRLPRKADMGSCEISSSSDTFSSPIHSVSNTGVLGSHVDHKEDHQSSSGNWSGSSSTCPSQTSETIPPPSSPPLTGSSHCDSELSLNTVPNAIDEGFSLDASYHSDLRPQGQGHRSSSFTSSATDQLDDAGVSTASEGEWTYPPDQDQTDPDQDLDHSQNLSRSHGLAQEYSSTHSLQDQTCFGDNKTSNTEKDSGSHYSSDTESFYSSSVHFGECNQSYRGYMYNYADPGPDCGQSNTVAAPLSHGVYPQPSANFRAGTMTLGRTCRPLRKPKVKPPPPKRTSSLKDTCSGVDVGTDTQADQDQPKTVSEQELTLSSTDMKLELELEIGGAPEPLQTSCLVAEPLGTWGRGLGETVDIVEPMSFSSADTHSFKDEGAVQSDYADLWLHNSELKSNNGEYTSMSNSSTATGTTVMECIKSPDSSSSSTETQTQALAQASETRATSPPLPPEDFKLGSPEKLAGLASPSSGYSSQSETPTSTLPSSSAAFFPGPLSPSTGKRKPKVPERKSSLSSLQHFPRDGASISSGYKRDPDFPPPPSQLDLNVLHGGYVRHTLSHRTHHMHTLHHSKHRVASVLATGTKLMAPEASNTNPPSSSNSALTIPSCNLLVITPSALRSVKLHSISQSKHRATTVDQETASGAETATRPKCPPSGSTLAPPPINTRPLPPRRPPPRPPVHDISSPEHLQPPFPGRHPDGPPSYESLLLRQDRYGPGTFWAMTAFRTRMDPTSELSEDSSPLHRPVPRAPHPSPVDLHTHIHSHTEFRGLTHSAHAHPEFRVLGERSFSQDDDDDEDDEEEEEEQVKEPPRAACSRGGMRSTHLPPPAYEFAGLSHSDSGPWASPVKVPGTTMETSHPYLISDARRGGHEEQEEEEEVTSGATRSAHQQQPHESKDDSTTPDTEDYFSKDSTPSDNSLSPLMDDAKVDDDIILTSPNKTRTTEDLFAMIHRSKRKVLGRKDSGDLNAKSRLCPAVPVTPVTTVIIPPAPPLNIPATLATAAGSQRAPVPIYRSAKKSSTSNEEFKLLLLKKGSRSDSSYRMSATEILKSPITPKSPGDPLQEGAIRQAEELHFTLQEPHLSGLDPIQIPGLFPRGLNSESFTPKTLPMSAASRQGRSRIPPVANSSRYSTRSRLYTAPMQAISEGETENSDGSPHDDRSS; encoded by the exons CGGTCTCCAACCTGGATATAGAGAGCAAGCTGTCGCTTCACTATCAGGCTCCATGGCACCAGCAACACAACGTGTTTCATCCTTGTACCCGACCGCCatgtctggaggagctgcacaGAAGCGCTCAGCTCAGTCTCAGAGCGCTGCACCGAG ACGACACACAGCACCACCGCTCCACAAGTCGGGAGAGAAACAGGGTGACCATCTCTATCTCAGTGGCGCCCCCTATGCCCACCTTCCCCTCGCCACACAGTATCCGCCGGCAACAGAGGAGTCGCCTGGCACGAGCG aaagagagagcagagagggagcgagagtTAGACTATCAACCCAGGAAg GAGAGGACCGTGAGAGAAACAGAGATACAGACCATACAGAGAAAA GAGAGGCCAGGGAGAGAAGCCGATATTCAGACGATCCAAAGAAAG TTTGAGTGCTTTTACTCACTTCACCCTATTGAAGGTTGCATCTTCATTCCTTGGAACAGAAAG ACTGTCTCGACAGGGGAAGGCGAATGTGGAGAGGTCCAGGGAGGCCACAGAGCCAAGGCCGGAGCCCCCAAAGCCCCCTCGACCCAGGATAAACAGACAAACTGGTCCAAGGAAAACCTCTCACCATCAGATCAGAAGTCAACTGCCGATTCGAACTCCATCTCCTCCTGCATCATCCCCATTAACGTCACAG GAGTTGGGTTTGACAGGGAAGCAAGTGCTCGTTGCTCTCTAGTCCATTCCCAGTCGGTTCTTCAGAGGAGAAggaagctgaggaggaggaagactaTCACAGGAATACCCAAAAGAGTACAACAGGACATGG ACTCAGATGAATCACCCGTAGCAAGAGAGCGCACAGTGATTGTCCATGCCAACCCGCaccaactctctctctgtcaggaaGACCTCTTAATCAGTGGTCGCCTCCATCACACTCGTGACTCTGGCTGCCAGACAGATGATTTCCTTATAGCAT GTACAGCTGCTCCCTCCAGAAGGCGCATCAGAGCCCAACGTGGCCATCAGGGAatccctgcctctctctcccatTCAACAGGCAACATTTCTTCCCTGGGTGACCAGTCAGATTCCACATACACCAGTGCTGCTGCCCACGGTGGACGCTTGCGCTCTCGTAGCCTTCCTCGAGAGGGTGGACGTCTGATGGACAgtgatgacgatgacgatgacaattatgatgatgatgatgacgaagATGAGGACTTGTCACCATACGAAGCGGAGGACTTTATTCCACCTGGCCCTAGTCCAAgaatgaagatgatgatgatgaaggatgaagAAGAGAGCACAGATGACCAGGCTGCTCCTGAGCCACTGCAACTTGGAAGTCTAAAAAGGTTGCAGCGATCTGGTGAGAGAGACCgagggggtggaggaggagggagcccAGAGCACAGCTGGATGGAGAGGGGCCGTTCTCGCTTGCCCCGCAAGGCTGATATGGGCAGCTGTGAGATCTCATCGAGTTCAGATACTTTCAGCAGCCCTATTCACTCAGTGTCTAACACAGGAGTCCTAGGCAGCCATGTGGACCACAAGGAGGACCACCAGTCCTCGAGCGGGAACTGGAGTGGTTCCAGCTCCACCTGCCCTTCGCAGACATCTGAAACCATCCCCCCGCCTTCTTCTccaccactgacaggctcatCCCACTGCGACTCAGAGCTGTCACTCAACACTGTGCCCAATGCCATTGATGAGGGATTCTCTCTGGATGCCTCATACCACTCGGACCTCAGACCTCAGGGCCAGGGCCACAGGTCAAGCTCGTTCACATCCTCAGCCACAGACCAGCTGGACGATGCAGGAGTCAGTACAGCCAGTGAGGGGGAGTGGACATACCCTCCAGATCAAGACCAGACTGATCCGGACCAAGACCTTGACCATTCCCAAAATCTGAGCCGGAGCCATGGATTAGCGCAGGAGTACAGCTCCACACACAGTCTACAAGACCAAACCTGTTTCGGTGACAACAAGACCAGCAACACTGAAAAAGATTCTGGCTCTCATTACTCATCTGATACAGAGAGTTTCTACTCCTCTTCTGTGCATTTTGGGGAGTGTAATCAGAGTTACAGAGGATACATGTATAACTATGCAGACCCAGGGCCTGACTGTGGCCAATCCAACACTGTGGCAGCACCACTATCCCATGGAGTTTACCCCCAGCCCTCAGCTAACTTCAGAGCAGGTACTATGACCCTGGGGAGAACCTGTCGTCCGCTGaggaaaccaaaagtcaaacCTCCACCACCCAAACGGACCTCCTCGCTGAAGGACACCTGTAGTGGTGTTGATGTTGGAACGGACACACAGGCAGATCAGGATCAACCAAAGACGGTTAGTGAACAAGAGCTTACCTTGTCTTCCACAGATATGAAGCTGGAACTGGAGCTAGAGATTGGAGGTGCTCCAGAACCATTACAGACATCCTGTCTAGTGGCAGAACCTTTGGGAACTTGGGGAAGGGGACTGGGTGAAACTGTGGATATAGTAGAGCCCATGTCCTTCAGCTCTGCAGATACACACTCATTTAAGGATGAAGGTGCGGTGCAATCTGACTATGCAGACCTGTGGCTTCACAACAGTGAGCTGAAGTCCAACAATGGTGAGTACACATCCATGTCCAACTCAAGCACAGCCACAGGCACTACTGTCATGGAGTGTATCAAGTCACCAGacagctcttcctcctccacagaAACCCAAACCCAGGCACTTGCTCAGGCTTCAGAGACTAGGGCAACTAGTCCGCCTCTCCCACCTGAAGACTTCAAACTTGGGTCACCTGAGAAGCTGGCTGGCCTTGCCTCCCCATCAAGTGGTtattccagccaatcagagactcCAACGTCAACCTTGCCCTCATCTTCGGCAGCGTTCTTCCCAGGACCACTGTCTCCCTCAACTGGCAAGAGAAAGCCCAAAGTGCCCGAGAGGAagtcttctctctcttccctgcAGCACTTCCCCAGAGATGGAGCTTCCATTTCCTCTGGCTATAAGAGAGACCCAGACTTCCCACCTCCACCttctcaacttgatctcaatgTTCTTCATGGTGGTTATGTCAGACACACGCTATCTCACCGAACGCATCACATGCACACGCTCCACCACAGCAAACACAGAGTTGCAAGTGTTTTAGCCACTGGAACAAAGTTGATGGCTCCTGAGGCATCAAATACCAACCCACCATCAAGTTCAAACTCTGCTCTAACAATTCCCAGCTGCAATCTATTGGTGATAACTCCATCAGCTCTTCGTTCAGTGAAGCTTCATTCTATTAGCCAATCTAAACATAGAGCTACCACTGTTGACCAGGAAACAGCAAGTGGAGCAGAGACTGCAACAAGACCCAAATGTCCTCCTAGTGGTTCTACTCTGGCTCCACCACCTATTAACACAAGGCCTCTCCCTCCTCGCAGACCACCTCCCAGACCCCCAGTTCATGACATCTCCTCCCCTGAACACTTGCAACCACCTTTCCCTGGCCGCCACCCTGATGGACCTCCATCCTATGAAAGCCTGCTACTCAGACAGGACCGCTACGGACCTGGAACCTTCTGGGCTATGACAGCCTTTAGAACCCGGATGGACCCAACATCAGAACTCTCCGAGGACAGCTCACCCCTGCATCGGCCCGTGCCACGTGCCCCCCACCCTTCGCCTGTGGatctacacacacatatccacTCGCACACAGAATTCAGAGGGCTCACGCACTCAGCTCATGCACACCCTGAGTTTAGGGTTTTGGGGGAGCGCTCGTTCTcccaggatgatgatgatgatgaagacgatgaggaggaagaggaagagcaggTGAAAGAGCCACCGAGGGCTGCATGTTCCAGAGGAGGCATGCGATCGACCCACCTTCCACCCCCAGCGTATGAATTTGCCGGGTTATCCCACTCAGACTCAGGGCCCTGGGCTAGTCCAGTCAAAGTGCCTGGTACCACAATGGAGACATCGCATCCTTACCTAATCAGCGATGCAAGGAGAGGAGGACATGAAgagcaggaagaagaggaggaagtgacATCAGGTGCTACCAGAAGTGCCCATCAGCAGCAGCCACATGAGAGCAAAGATGACTCCACCACTCCTGACACTGAGgattacttcagtaaag ATTCCACACCCAGTGATAATTCACTCTCCCCTCTGATGGATGACGCCAAAGTggatgatgacatcattctCACATCACCCAACAAGACCCGTACAACGGAGGACCTGTTTGCCATGATACACAG ATCCAAGAGAAAGGTCCTGGGCCGTAAAGATTCAGGAGACTTAAACGCGAAGTCTCGTCTCTGCCCTGCAGTACCAGTGACCCCTGTCACCACCGTCATTATCCCGCCAGCCCCTCCTCTCAACATCCCAGCCACCTTAGCCActgctgccgggtcacaacGAGCCCCTGTGCCAATCTACCGCAGCGCCAAGAAATCCAGCACGTCCAACGAGGAGTTTAAACTCCTGTTGCTGAAGAAAGGTAGCAGGTCTGATTCCAGCTACCGCATGTCAGCCACAGAGATTCTGAAGAGCCCTATCACCCCGAAAAGCCCAGGGGACCCCCTTCAGGAAGGGGCCATTAGACAGGCTGAGGAGCTACACTTTACACTCCAAGAGCCACACCTTTCTGGTCTGGACCCAATCCAGATACCAGGCCTTTTTCCCAGAGGTCTGAACTCTGAGAGTTTCACCCCCAAAACCCTGCCTATGTCAGCTGCATCTCGACAGGGACGTTCTCGGATCCCCCCTGTAGCCAACAGCAGTCGCTACAGTACACGCAGCCGCCTCTACACGGCCCCCATGCAAGCCATTTCCGAAGGGGAGACAGAGAACTCAGATGGGAGCCCCCATGATGACAGATCATCCTAA
- the nhsb gene encoding actin remodeling regulator NHS isoform X3 — protein MPFAKRIVEPQLLCRHQIPDEGVMFEDLCAISNVVLSRTLRQLSDLARHACSLFQELENDIISTNQRVWVLQNKIGQIQQTASALDPKKEAVPVSNLDIESKLSLHYQAPWHQQHNVFHPCTRPPCLEELHRSAQLSLRALHRDDTQHHRSTSRERNRVTISISVAPPMPTFPSPHSIRRQQRSRLARAERTVRETEIQTIQRKERPGREADIQTIQRKFECFYSLHPIEGCIFIPWNRKTVSTGEGECGEVQGGHRAKAGAPKAPSTQDKQTNWSKENLSPSDQKSTADSNSISSCIIPINVTGVGFDREASARCSLVHSQSVLQRRRKLRRRKTITGIPKRVQQDMDSDESPVARERTVIVHANPHQLSLCQEDLLISGRLHHTRDSGCQTDDFLIACTAAPSRRRIRAQRGHQGIPASLSHSTGNISSLGDQSDSTYTSAAAHGGRLRSRSLPREGGRLMDSDDDDDDNYDDDDDEDEDLSPYEAEDFIPPGPSPRMKMMMMKDEEESTDDQAAPEPLQLGSLKRLQRSGERDRGGGGGGSPEHSWMERGRSRLPRKADMGSCEISSSSDTFSSPIHSVSNTGVLGSHVDHKEDHQSSSGNWSGSSSTCPSQTSETIPPPSSPPLTGSSHCDSELSLNTVPNAIDEGFSLDASYHSDLRPQGQGHRSSSFTSSATDQLDDAGVSTASEGEWTYPPDQDQTDPDQDLDHSQNLSRSHGLAQEYSSTHSLQDQTCFGDNKTSNTEKDSGSHYSSDTESFYSSSVHFGECNQSYRGYMYNYADPGPDCGQSNTVAAPLSHGVYPQPSANFRAGTMTLGRTCRPLRKPKVKPPPPKRTSSLKDTCSGVDVGTDTQADQDQPKTVSEQELTLSSTDMKLELELEIGGAPEPLQTSCLVAEPLGTWGRGLGETVDIVEPMSFSSADTHSFKDEGAVQSDYADLWLHNSELKSNNGEYTSMSNSSTATGTTVMECIKSPDSSSSSTETQTQALAQASETRATSPPLPPEDFKLGSPEKLAGLASPSSGYSSQSETPTSTLPSSSAAFFPGPLSPSTGKRKPKVPERKSSLSSLQHFPRDGASISSGYKRDPDFPPPPSQLDLNVLHGGYVRHTLSHRTHHMHTLHHSKHRVASVLATGTKLMAPEASNTNPPSSSNSALTIPSCNLLVITPSALRSVKLHSISQSKHRATTVDQETASGAETATRPKCPPSGSTLAPPPINTRPLPPRRPPPRPPVHDISSPEHLQPPFPGRHPDGPPSYESLLLRQDRYGPGTFWAMTAFRTRMDPTSELSEDSSPLHRPVPRAPHPSPVDLHTHIHSHTEFRGLTHSAHAHPEFRVLGERSFSQDDDDDEDDEEEEEEQVKEPPRAACSRGGMRSTHLPPPAYEFAGLSHSDSGPWASPVKVPGTTMETSHPYLISDARRGGHEEQEEEEEVTSGATRSAHQQQPHESKDDSTTPDTEDYFSKGMSWTTDSTPSDNSLSPLMDDAKVDDDIILTSPNKTRTTEDLFAMIHRSKRKVLGRKDSGDLNAKSRLCPAVPVTPVTTVIIPPAPPLNIPATLATAAGSQRAPVPIYRSAKKSSTSNEEFKLLLLKKGSRSDSSYRMSATEILKSPITPKSPGDPLQEGAIRQAEELHFTLQEPHLSGLDPIQIPGLFPRGLNSESFTPKTLPMSAASRQGRSRIPPVANSSRYSTRSRLYTAPMQAISEGETENSDGSPHDDRSS, from the exons CGGTCTCCAACCTGGATATAGAGAGCAAGCTGTCGCTTCACTATCAGGCTCCATGGCACCAGCAACACAACGTGTTTCATCCTTGTACCCGACCGCCatgtctggaggagctgcacaGAAGCGCTCAGCTCAGTCTCAGAGCGCTGCACCGAG ACGACACACAGCACCACCGCTCCACAAGTCGGGAGAGAAACAGGGTGACCATCTCTATCTCAGTGGCGCCCCCTATGCCCACCTTCCCCTCGCCACACAGTATCCGCCGGCAACAGAGGAGTCGCCTGGCACGAGCG GAGAGGACCGTGAGAGAAACAGAGATACAGACCATACAGAGAAAA GAGAGGCCAGGGAGAGAAGCCGATATTCAGACGATCCAAAGAAAG TTTGAGTGCTTTTACTCACTTCACCCTATTGAAGGTTGCATCTTCATTCCTTGGAACAGAAAG ACTGTCTCGACAGGGGAAGGCGAATGTGGAGAGGTCCAGGGAGGCCACAGAGCCAAGGCCGGAGCCCCCAAAGCCCCCTCGACCCAGGATAAACAGACAAACTGGTCCAAGGAAAACCTCTCACCATCAGATCAGAAGTCAACTGCCGATTCGAACTCCATCTCCTCCTGCATCATCCCCATTAACGTCACAG GAGTTGGGTTTGACAGGGAAGCAAGTGCTCGTTGCTCTCTAGTCCATTCCCAGTCGGTTCTTCAGAGGAGAAggaagctgaggaggaggaagactaTCACAGGAATACCCAAAAGAGTACAACAGGACATGG ACTCAGATGAATCACCCGTAGCAAGAGAGCGCACAGTGATTGTCCATGCCAACCCGCaccaactctctctctgtcaggaaGACCTCTTAATCAGTGGTCGCCTCCATCACACTCGTGACTCTGGCTGCCAGACAGATGATTTCCTTATAGCAT GTACAGCTGCTCCCTCCAGAAGGCGCATCAGAGCCCAACGTGGCCATCAGGGAatccctgcctctctctcccatTCAACAGGCAACATTTCTTCCCTGGGTGACCAGTCAGATTCCACATACACCAGTGCTGCTGCCCACGGTGGACGCTTGCGCTCTCGTAGCCTTCCTCGAGAGGGTGGACGTCTGATGGACAgtgatgacgatgacgatgacaattatgatgatgatgatgacgaagATGAGGACTTGTCACCATACGAAGCGGAGGACTTTATTCCACCTGGCCCTAGTCCAAgaatgaagatgatgatgatgaaggatgaagAAGAGAGCACAGATGACCAGGCTGCTCCTGAGCCACTGCAACTTGGAAGTCTAAAAAGGTTGCAGCGATCTGGTGAGAGAGACCgagggggtggaggaggagggagcccAGAGCACAGCTGGATGGAGAGGGGCCGTTCTCGCTTGCCCCGCAAGGCTGATATGGGCAGCTGTGAGATCTCATCGAGTTCAGATACTTTCAGCAGCCCTATTCACTCAGTGTCTAACACAGGAGTCCTAGGCAGCCATGTGGACCACAAGGAGGACCACCAGTCCTCGAGCGGGAACTGGAGTGGTTCCAGCTCCACCTGCCCTTCGCAGACATCTGAAACCATCCCCCCGCCTTCTTCTccaccactgacaggctcatCCCACTGCGACTCAGAGCTGTCACTCAACACTGTGCCCAATGCCATTGATGAGGGATTCTCTCTGGATGCCTCATACCACTCGGACCTCAGACCTCAGGGCCAGGGCCACAGGTCAAGCTCGTTCACATCCTCAGCCACAGACCAGCTGGACGATGCAGGAGTCAGTACAGCCAGTGAGGGGGAGTGGACATACCCTCCAGATCAAGACCAGACTGATCCGGACCAAGACCTTGACCATTCCCAAAATCTGAGCCGGAGCCATGGATTAGCGCAGGAGTACAGCTCCACACACAGTCTACAAGACCAAACCTGTTTCGGTGACAACAAGACCAGCAACACTGAAAAAGATTCTGGCTCTCATTACTCATCTGATACAGAGAGTTTCTACTCCTCTTCTGTGCATTTTGGGGAGTGTAATCAGAGTTACAGAGGATACATGTATAACTATGCAGACCCAGGGCCTGACTGTGGCCAATCCAACACTGTGGCAGCACCACTATCCCATGGAGTTTACCCCCAGCCCTCAGCTAACTTCAGAGCAGGTACTATGACCCTGGGGAGAACCTGTCGTCCGCTGaggaaaccaaaagtcaaacCTCCACCACCCAAACGGACCTCCTCGCTGAAGGACACCTGTAGTGGTGTTGATGTTGGAACGGACACACAGGCAGATCAGGATCAACCAAAGACGGTTAGTGAACAAGAGCTTACCTTGTCTTCCACAGATATGAAGCTGGAACTGGAGCTAGAGATTGGAGGTGCTCCAGAACCATTACAGACATCCTGTCTAGTGGCAGAACCTTTGGGAACTTGGGGAAGGGGACTGGGTGAAACTGTGGATATAGTAGAGCCCATGTCCTTCAGCTCTGCAGATACACACTCATTTAAGGATGAAGGTGCGGTGCAATCTGACTATGCAGACCTGTGGCTTCACAACAGTGAGCTGAAGTCCAACAATGGTGAGTACACATCCATGTCCAACTCAAGCACAGCCACAGGCACTACTGTCATGGAGTGTATCAAGTCACCAGacagctcttcctcctccacagaAACCCAAACCCAGGCACTTGCTCAGGCTTCAGAGACTAGGGCAACTAGTCCGCCTCTCCCACCTGAAGACTTCAAACTTGGGTCACCTGAGAAGCTGGCTGGCCTTGCCTCCCCATCAAGTGGTtattccagccaatcagagactcCAACGTCAACCTTGCCCTCATCTTCGGCAGCGTTCTTCCCAGGACCACTGTCTCCCTCAACTGGCAAGAGAAAGCCCAAAGTGCCCGAGAGGAagtcttctctctcttccctgcAGCACTTCCCCAGAGATGGAGCTTCCATTTCCTCTGGCTATAAGAGAGACCCAGACTTCCCACCTCCACCttctcaacttgatctcaatgTTCTTCATGGTGGTTATGTCAGACACACGCTATCTCACCGAACGCATCACATGCACACGCTCCACCACAGCAAACACAGAGTTGCAAGTGTTTTAGCCACTGGAACAAAGTTGATGGCTCCTGAGGCATCAAATACCAACCCACCATCAAGTTCAAACTCTGCTCTAACAATTCCCAGCTGCAATCTATTGGTGATAACTCCATCAGCTCTTCGTTCAGTGAAGCTTCATTCTATTAGCCAATCTAAACATAGAGCTACCACTGTTGACCAGGAAACAGCAAGTGGAGCAGAGACTGCAACAAGACCCAAATGTCCTCCTAGTGGTTCTACTCTGGCTCCACCACCTATTAACACAAGGCCTCTCCCTCCTCGCAGACCACCTCCCAGACCCCCAGTTCATGACATCTCCTCCCCTGAACACTTGCAACCACCTTTCCCTGGCCGCCACCCTGATGGACCTCCATCCTATGAAAGCCTGCTACTCAGACAGGACCGCTACGGACCTGGAACCTTCTGGGCTATGACAGCCTTTAGAACCCGGATGGACCCAACATCAGAACTCTCCGAGGACAGCTCACCCCTGCATCGGCCCGTGCCACGTGCCCCCCACCCTTCGCCTGTGGatctacacacacatatccacTCGCACACAGAATTCAGAGGGCTCACGCACTCAGCTCATGCACACCCTGAGTTTAGGGTTTTGGGGGAGCGCTCGTTCTcccaggatgatgatgatgatgaagacgatgaggaggaagaggaagagcaggTGAAAGAGCCACCGAGGGCTGCATGTTCCAGAGGAGGCATGCGATCGACCCACCTTCCACCCCCAGCGTATGAATTTGCCGGGTTATCCCACTCAGACTCAGGGCCCTGGGCTAGTCCAGTCAAAGTGCCTGGTACCACAATGGAGACATCGCATCCTTACCTAATCAGCGATGCAAGGAGAGGAGGACATGAAgagcaggaagaagaggaggaagtgacATCAGGTGCTACCAGAAGTGCCCATCAGCAGCAGCCACATGAGAGCAAAGATGACTCCACCACTCCTGACACTGAGgattacttcagtaaag GTATGTCTTGGACTACAGATTCCACACCCAGTGATAATTCACTCTCCCCTCTGATGGATGACGCCAAAGTggatgatgacatcattctCACATCACCCAACAAGACCCGTACAACGGAGGACCTGTTTGCCATGATACACAG ATCCAAGAGAAAGGTCCTGGGCCGTAAAGATTCAGGAGACTTAAACGCGAAGTCTCGTCTCTGCCCTGCAGTACCAGTGACCCCTGTCACCACCGTCATTATCCCGCCAGCCCCTCCTCTCAACATCCCAGCCACCTTAGCCActgctgccgggtcacaacGAGCCCCTGTGCCAATCTACCGCAGCGCCAAGAAATCCAGCACGTCCAACGAGGAGTTTAAACTCCTGTTGCTGAAGAAAGGTAGCAGGTCTGATTCCAGCTACCGCATGTCAGCCACAGAGATTCTGAAGAGCCCTATCACCCCGAAAAGCCCAGGGGACCCCCTTCAGGAAGGGGCCATTAGACAGGCTGAGGAGCTACACTTTACACTCCAAGAGCCACACCTTTCTGGTCTGGACCCAATCCAGATACCAGGCCTTTTTCCCAGAGGTCTGAACTCTGAGAGTTTCACCCCCAAAACCCTGCCTATGTCAGCTGCATCTCGACAGGGACGTTCTCGGATCCCCCCTGTAGCCAACAGCAGTCGCTACAGTACACGCAGCCGCCTCTACACGGCCCCCATGCAAGCCATTTCCGAAGGGGAGACAGAGAACTCAGATGGGAGCCCCCATGATGACAGATCATCCTAA